The sequence below is a genomic window from Lytechinus variegatus isolate NC3 chromosome 3, Lvar_3.0, whole genome shotgun sequence.
tttattttacaGTATGGCCTGATCTTTGCTGGTGCTCAGAAGAACATTGGCTGTGCTGGAGTAACGGTTGTGATTGTTCGAGATGATTTGATTGGTGAAGCTCTCACTGAGTGTCCTATCATCTTTGATTACAAGCAACAAGCCGCGAGCAATTCAACCTACAATACACCACCAGTTTACAGGTAAAATGGAGAAACAAtctttatctctctttttctctgaGCCTATGCATATACCATCCATTCTGCTTGTAATGTCATTTTAAACTttgatatataaaaataataggTGAGCACCTGTCAAAAAATGTTGTACTGTGAATCAGTTATTGTGTTGTCTTGCGTCCAAATTCTCTCTTGTATCACAGTACATGATCCTTTGgctttttcaaaattgattttattctatttgaaCTTTTGGAATGGATTAAATGACGTCTGGTCATTGTATGCCATATTAAGAAGCATTCTTGATATTTTGAATTGctgaaatttaattgaaatggcGAACTATTTTATCTTTCTGCCACATGCATCCTCGAAAACAACTATTTGGATTTTATGAAATCAAGTGAAAAATTAGTCGATTTTACCCCTTCAGCCATGCTGCATATTCTCAAAGAATGAAATTAACTGATTTACATTTGACTTTGTATTTTTCCAGTATTTACATCATGGGTCTTGTTTTTGACTGGATCAAGGAAAATGGCGGTGTTGATCAGATGGAAGAATGGAGCATTGCTAAGTCCAATCTCATCTTTGATACCATTGACAACTCCAATGGATTCTTCAGGTAAGAAGGGGTTGTCACATAAAGCTGCTTTAATACAAACTATATACAATAGGTATATTGCAAgccaaatatatgtattttttcaattatctttaaaaagtaATCACTGATTTTAACTGAAAAAAATCTAAACATTAGTGAAGCTATTGATAAGGTCTTGTCAAATATTAGAAAAACTTCTACATGAAGCACCTTGTAGAGAATTgagatattttctttctttttttgtgggggggggggggggttctgagGATAGTACATATGCGTCATAGGATTCTTGCATGTGTCAATATATACCATGATATATTGTCAATATTAAAACATTGGTCACCTTTGTCACAGGGTGTTTTTGTCCATGTTATATGACATTGATTAATCTTGATtttcttattatattttgtaacgATATACTGActcaaaaaaatgttgcccATGAATTGCTGACATTCAGTATCAATCCATGAATCTAAACtctattttgttgtattttatgCTATTCCAGCTGCCCAATTGACAAGGATGCCCGTAGCAGGATGAATATTCCTTTCAGAATAGGTGGTGCTGCCGGCAATGAGGAGCTAGAGAAAGCCTTTGTTGCCGAGGCGTTATCGCGAGGAATGGCTGCACTTAAAGGACACAGGTCAGTATTGTCATCCCAATCAAAATGACATATAAATGatcactttattattttttgtcatctAAAGCCATCTTACTAaatttgtaacttttgaaaCTTGTCAATGTACGGGCATCATGGTACATATAGTGTTTTTTTTGTTCGGCAAGTGTATTTTTGCCATCTGCAGGAGAACAAGCTAATTTGGGGAATGTCTGCATGGAAGAGATATGTTGAGTTTGGGTACAGTTCTATTCAAGACCAGACTTATGCTTATGACATAATACATTGTGTGCTGTGAAGTCACAACATTGATTCATTCCATGCCATGGACAACTTAGGGGAAATTATGTTTGAAAGTCATActtgaagtgattttttatttcatttttgtgccTATTAATGAGATCTGAAATAGGATAAttaagttttctttttaaaataattttactttgcCTTGGTTTTATTTCCCTATAGAGAAACAAGACAAAAGACAGGTTTCAAAACTAataaatttaatgaaatgacCACAGAACAGATTGTGATTTCCATTCACTAATTCATTATgccatttattttcttttctatgaAATTACAGGACAGTCGGTGGTCTGCGTGCCTCATTGTACAATGCTACAACTGTTGAGGAGACAAGAAAGTTGGCTAACTTCATGAAGGAATTCCAGAATAGACACGAAGGAAATACCACTTTCAGTGCTGCTGTCCCCCAGAAATCGGATATCGCTAGCCAGCTGAAAAGCAGCTCTGCTAAAGCCGTTTGCAATGGACTTACTAATGGCCACCATGCCAATGGTGTTGTAAGGACttagatgaaatgaatgaagacAGTGACATTTTGAACCGAAAAATTCACTGGTGCCATTACTCTTCCACGAAAGAAGACTGTCTACGTTTATCAATGCATTTTTATCAGTGACGACTACTCAGGATGTCTGCTGCCATATATTGCAGGTCCAACTCGACATGTATCTTGACGGAGTGTAAAGCCTTCACTTGACAGCTGGCATTTGTTGTATGGATCATATTGAAATATCATGACAAAAGTAATTATATATGTGTACATTGATCTACATTCACTGATAGTATTGATGAAAGTACGATTGTAGGAACAAACTTGAGCTTCTTTCACACAcctatatattattttgaaagtCCACTCCTGAGagatatttcaatttaatatttttcatagaGTCTTGTGCAAAAAACAACTGGAATATATCAAGCCAAGGAGGGCTATTCAATCATAGAAGAACAAAACTATTTTGGGGGCATCTCTTAATCTGGTCAATTTTCAAGGCATG
It includes:
- the LOC121411241 gene encoding phosphoserine aminotransferase-like, which codes for MSRVCNFAAGPAKLPDQVLMKAQKELMNYQGLGYGVMEMSHRSAEFTAILTNAQQSLRELLKVPDNYKILFLQGGGTGQFSAVPLNLLKRKKADYIPTGMWSVKAAKEGLKYGTTREVFPKPAKYTSIPHPDTWDMDPEAEYVFYCANETINGVEFQFVPETNGIPLVCDMSSNFLSRPVDVSKYGLIFAGAQKNIGCAGVTVVIVRDDLIGEALTECPIIFDYKQQAASNSTYNTPPVYSIYIMGLVFDWIKENGGVDQMEEWSIAKSNLIFDTIDNSNGFFSCPIDKDARSRMNIPFRIGGAAGNEELEKAFVAEALSRGMAALKGHRTVGGLRASLYNATTVEETRKLANFMKEFQNRHEGNTTFSAAVPQKSDIASQLKSSSAKAVCNGLTNGHHANGVVRT